The following are encoded together in the Kribbella sp. CA-293567 genome:
- a CDS encoding patatin-like phospholipase family protein: MTTPITRALVLGGGGPLGIAWQAGLLGRLQQLGITFTDADLIVGTSAGSVVGATLATGGDLAALAQQVTGSLPTPAGTTADIPALQALTADTIAATATAEEAMAQIGQYALAAATVDESGYVGTEVFASFATTAWPAAFRCTGIDATTGQLRVWDAADGYDLPSALAASCAVPLLFPPITVGDSRYMDGGMLSPLNVPLAAGYDEVVVVSCFALNLPAGIVDPGAQQRLAEIDELRTQGAKVTVIEPSPLFLDISGWGANVMDTSRAQAAYDAGTQQAEHLSPVAQ, translated from the coding sequence ATGACCACGCCGATCACCCGCGCCCTTGTTCTGGGCGGCGGAGGTCCACTGGGCATCGCGTGGCAGGCCGGACTGCTCGGCCGACTTCAGCAACTCGGAATCACCTTCACCGATGCCGACCTCATCGTCGGTACGTCAGCAGGATCGGTTGTCGGTGCGACCCTCGCGACCGGCGGCGACCTGGCCGCACTGGCCCAGCAAGTTACCGGCTCGCTACCGACGCCAGCCGGCACAACCGCGGACATCCCAGCTCTGCAAGCCCTCACGGCCGACACCATCGCGGCCACGGCAACGGCCGAGGAGGCAATGGCACAGATCGGGCAATACGCCCTCGCCGCCGCGACCGTCGACGAGTCCGGCTACGTCGGCACCGAGGTGTTCGCGTCTTTCGCCACCACCGCTTGGCCGGCTGCGTTTCGTTGCACCGGCATCGACGCCACCACAGGCCAACTACGCGTCTGGGACGCGGCGGACGGCTACGACCTGCCCAGCGCGCTGGCCGCCAGTTGCGCCGTGCCATTGCTTTTCCCGCCCATCACAGTAGGAGATTCCCGCTATATGGACGGCGGCATGCTCAGCCCGCTGAATGTCCCGCTCGCCGCCGGATACGACGAGGTCGTCGTGGTGTCCTGCTTCGCGCTCAATCTGCCGGCAGGCATCGTCGACCCCGGCGCTCAACAGCGCCTTGCCGAGATCGACGAACTGCGCACGCAGGGCGCGAAGGTCACCGTGATCGAGCCCAGCCCGCTCTTCCTCGACATCAGCGGATGGGGCGCCAACGTCATGGACACCAGCCGCGCTCAGGCCGCCTACGACGCCGGTACTCAGCAGGCCGAACATCTCAGCCCTGTTGCACAGTGA
- a CDS encoding SDR family NAD(P)-dependent oxidoreductase yields MPRQDYRNQTVIITGASSGIGASFDKALAARGANLILVARRLDRLQSLAAELERKHQITATAIALDLTSPHVGVELKKAVADAGLTATSLINNAGFGTFGQFVDEDPARLSQEIAVDVTAPVQLSSAFLPDIIAARGFLINVASLAAYTPTPRMAVYGATKAFVLSFTEALWAELRGTGLTAFALSPGATSTEFNAVVGTDDATAGAKMRTPADVVATALSHLESRNPGPSVIDGRSNRLVASMGRLAPRRTIVTMMHRLTDPARRAGSK; encoded by the coding sequence ATGCCACGACAGGATTACCGCAATCAGACCGTCATCATCACCGGCGCCAGTTCCGGAATCGGCGCCTCGTTCGACAAGGCCCTTGCCGCCCGGGGCGCGAACCTGATCCTGGTGGCGCGCCGGCTCGACCGGCTGCAGTCGCTGGCTGCCGAGCTGGAACGGAAACACCAGATCACCGCGACAGCGATAGCGCTCGACCTCACCTCGCCGCACGTCGGCGTGGAGCTGAAGAAGGCCGTGGCCGACGCCGGTCTCACCGCGACCAGCTTGATCAACAACGCCGGATTCGGCACCTTCGGCCAGTTCGTCGACGAAGACCCGGCCCGCCTATCCCAGGAAATCGCGGTGGACGTCACCGCCCCGGTGCAACTGAGCTCCGCGTTCCTGCCGGACATCATCGCGGCGCGCGGCTTCCTCATTAACGTCGCCAGCTTGGCCGCCTACACGCCGACCCCTCGGATGGCTGTCTACGGTGCGACGAAGGCGTTCGTCCTCAGCTTCACCGAGGCGCTTTGGGCCGAGCTGCGCGGTACCGGACTCACCGCTTTCGCCTTATCTCCAGGGGCGACGAGCACCGAGTTCAACGCCGTCGTCGGCACCGACGACGCCACCGCGGGCGCCAAGATGCGCACCCCCGCCGACGTCGTCGCCACCGCCTTGTCCCACCTCGAGAGCCGCAACCCTGGCCCGAGTGTCATCGACGGCCGATCAAACCGCCTGGTCGCGAGCATGGGGCGGCTGGCTCCCCGGCGAACCATCGTCACCATGATGCACCGGCTGACCGATCCGGCCCGCCGAGCGGGCTCGAAGTAG
- a CDS encoding TetR/AcrR family transcriptional regulator gives MGRASAIDDHDLLDRLTEVFRCHGYAGASLTVLSQAAGLQRASLYHRFPEGKPAMAAAVLNHAERMFTAILEPLTTAQHPADGVAEMAQRIGAFYRDGRRGCLLDTMTLDGAPDDIRVRATAVARRWMHGMAAAAMRSGASQDEAERRAHAALVNIEGALVVARVLDDPTEFDNTLAWLPQLLTATPSSAAPNRGDDR, from the coding sequence ATGGGCCGAGCAAGCGCCATCGACGACCACGACCTCCTTGATCGCCTGACGGAAGTTTTTCGCTGTCATGGGTATGCGGGCGCATCCCTGACCGTGTTGTCCCAAGCCGCCGGACTGCAGCGCGCCAGCCTCTACCACCGCTTCCCCGAGGGAAAGCCGGCGATGGCTGCAGCAGTGCTGAACCACGCCGAGCGGATGTTCACAGCGATCCTCGAACCCCTGACCACCGCCCAGCACCCTGCCGACGGCGTTGCCGAGATGGCGCAGCGGATAGGTGCCTTCTACCGCGATGGGCGGAGGGGATGTCTCCTCGACACCATGACGCTCGACGGCGCACCCGACGATATTCGGGTCCGGGCCACAGCCGTGGCGCGTCGCTGGATGCACGGCATGGCAGCGGCCGCGATGCGGTCCGGCGCGAGTCAGGACGAGGCGGAGAGGCGCGCCCACGCAGCCCTTGTAAATATCGAGGGCGCTCTCGTCGTTGCCCGGGTTCTGGACGATCCCACTGAGTTCGACAACACACTCGCTTGGCTGCCGCAACTACTGACCGCTACACCGTCAAGTGCCGCTCCGAATCGAGGCGACGACCGATGA
- a CDS encoding pyridoxamine 5'-phosphate oxidase family protein, with protein MKNPSHDGERAVQCRAKEGREGWGSPMFDATIPGAFAKFLLDQHMLIIGASDDRGAMWSTVLSGRPGFVNATDERTIVIDTVPGQGDPLQSTFESAQDIGILALQPQTQRRIRANGVATRSGHQLVVRTEQVLGNCPKYLQLRSVSHVDETATRGTAQSAAELTDDQTRWITQSDTFFIASRSPEHGADSSSRGGMPGFVTVVGTRRLRWPDYAGNQFYMTLGNMHLNPAIGLLFIDWESGHTLQLTGTGRIDWNPGSAKVHPGALRVIEFDIDEIVQINNASSLRWQLHEYSRHNPPSK; from the coding sequence ATGAAAAACCCGTCCCACGATGGCGAACGAGCAGTACAGTGCCGCGCAAAGGAAGGCCGCGAAGGCTGGGGCTCACCCATGTTCGATGCGACCATCCCCGGAGCGTTCGCCAAGTTCCTGCTGGACCAGCACATGCTCATCATCGGGGCCTCCGACGACCGCGGCGCCATGTGGTCGACGGTTCTCTCGGGCCGGCCGGGCTTCGTCAACGCTACAGACGAGCGAACCATCGTCATCGACACGGTCCCTGGGCAGGGGGATCCGCTGCAGAGCACCTTCGAGTCTGCCCAAGACATCGGCATCCTCGCTCTGCAGCCGCAGACGCAACGCCGGATTCGCGCCAATGGCGTTGCGACCCGTTCCGGCCACCAACTCGTCGTGCGCACCGAGCAGGTGCTGGGCAACTGCCCGAAGTACCTTCAGCTCCGATCCGTATCCCACGTCGACGAGACCGCTACCAGGGGAACCGCGCAGAGCGCAGCAGAACTGACCGACGATCAGACCCGCTGGATCACGCAGTCCGACACCTTCTTCATTGCCAGTCGATCACCCGAACACGGCGCCGACTCCTCCAGCAGGGGAGGGATGCCCGGGTTCGTGACGGTGGTCGGGACACGGCGGCTCCGCTGGCCAGACTACGCCGGCAATCAGTTCTACATGACCTTGGGCAACATGCATCTCAATCCCGCGATCGGCCTGCTGTTCATCGACTGGGAAAGTGGTCACACACTGCAGCTCACCGGAACAGGCCGCATCGACTGGAACCCCGGAAGCGCTAAGGTCCACCCGGGAGCTCTTCGAGTCATCGAGTTCGACATCGACGAGATCGTTCAGATCAACAACGCAAGCTCGCTGCGATGGCAATTACACGAGTACTCACGACACAACCCGCCATCGAAGTAG
- a CDS encoding M1 family metallopeptidase produces MKNQRRIVATTLALTTLGAGLTVPSALAAPPASPGAPGIGDKVWPELGNGGYDVLDQQLAFRFNDKLTDYTASTTLTGRATHGLSRFDLDLLGPEVTAVRVNGLRATWKSTPQGELVITPKRAVPKNARFVVKVDVRSKVTGVTDPAIAFPPGLIQYDDWIQAINQPSGARRMLAVSDHPAQKAPATISITGPARLNSIANGKLIRTTPIGKTVTRVFREDRKIATELLQIGVGPFTVVHAKGPHGMDLRYAVPTARLAEIKPQLKTFDESVRFMEQRLGRFPGVRAGAYVAPVGGELETQGLTLMSADAMTKEGFEQNGTDAVVLHEIAHEWFGNSVSPEQWSDLWLNEGHAVFYEGEWSAAKGRMSQSERMRSTYVEQGNQLLVNGPIAEPDPAKWPGENASTRPYSSAAYGGGALVLYALQQTVGTKTFNQIERTWVREHANGLGSTEEFIATASKVAKTDLGPFLRSWLYGTKLPAMPGHPDWKAAPATRQ; encoded by the coding sequence ATGAAGAATCAACGTCGCATCGTCGCGACCACGCTCGCTTTGACCACGCTCGGAGCGGGGCTGACCGTCCCCTCCGCCCTCGCCGCACCACCCGCCTCCCCGGGCGCGCCTGGGATCGGCGACAAGGTCTGGCCCGAGCTCGGCAACGGCGGGTACGACGTTCTCGATCAGCAGTTGGCGTTCCGGTTCAACGACAAGCTGACCGACTACACCGCCAGCACGACGCTGACCGGTCGCGCGACGCACGGCCTGAGCAGGTTCGACCTCGACCTGCTCGGCCCCGAGGTCACCGCGGTACGGGTCAACGGCCTGCGAGCGACCTGGAAGTCAACTCCACAAGGCGAACTGGTGATCACGCCCAAACGCGCGGTGCCCAAGAACGCTCGTTTCGTCGTGAAGGTGGATGTCAGGAGCAAGGTCACCGGCGTGACCGATCCGGCCATCGCCTTCCCGCCAGGTCTGATCCAGTACGACGACTGGATCCAGGCGATCAACCAGCCGTCCGGTGCGCGCCGGATGCTCGCGGTCAGCGATCACCCGGCCCAGAAGGCGCCGGCGACCATCAGCATCACCGGCCCCGCGAGGCTGAACTCCATTGCCAACGGCAAGCTCATCCGGACGACCCCCATCGGCAAGACGGTCACCCGGGTCTTCCGCGAGGACCGCAAGATCGCCACCGAACTGCTGCAGATCGGCGTCGGCCCGTTCACGGTGGTGCACGCCAAGGGACCGCACGGCATGGACCTACGGTACGCCGTACCGACGGCGCGGCTGGCCGAGATCAAGCCGCAACTGAAGACGTTCGACGAGTCGGTGCGATTCATGGAGCAGCGCCTCGGCCGCTTTCCCGGTGTCCGGGCCGGCGCGTACGTCGCACCCGTCGGCGGCGAACTGGAGACCCAGGGCCTCACGTTGATGTCGGCCGACGCGATGACCAAGGAGGGCTTCGAGCAGAACGGGACCGACGCGGTCGTGCTGCACGAGATCGCGCACGAGTGGTTCGGCAACTCGGTCTCGCCGGAACAGTGGTCCGACCTCTGGCTCAACGAGGGACACGCGGTCTTCTACGAAGGCGAGTGGTCCGCCGCCAAGGGGCGGATGAGTCAGTCCGAGCGGATGCGTTCCACCTATGTTGAGCAGGGCAACCAGTTGCTGGTCAACGGCCCGATCGCCGAGCCGGATCCGGCCAAATGGCCCGGCGAGAACGCATCGACGCGTCCGTACAGCTCAGCGGCGTACGGCGGTGGCGCGTTGGTGCTCTACGCCCTGCAGCAGACCGTCGGCACCAAGACGTTCAACCAGATCGAGCGCACCTGGGTCCGCGAACACGCCAACGGTCTCGGCAGCACCGAAGAGTTCATCGCCACAGCCTCGAAGGTGGCGAAGACCGACCTCGGCCCGTTCCTCCGCTCCTGGCTCTACGGCACCAAGCTCCCAGCCATGCCCGGCCACCCGGACTGGAAAGCAGCACCCGCGACACGTCAGTAA
- a CDS encoding type IV secretory system conjugative DNA transfer family protein, which produces MRPNRPKAPTETTDLAIAAAAVVLACAGMLYLAGGLGCLVTTGRWVDSAWIDALGVPLHPGNPAAAFGLERDELPPTTYWVVLSLLIGGPLACGIGVGRLIVRRRAGASSRGTALAARPGLATKADVEAAVGRRQVVRRGRSARPLASGNSPTEVGTLLGHSRGSGCWASVEDSVIVVGPPRSGKGLHQIIGAIIDAPGAVVTTSTRPDNLVATLGRRRTIGPVAAFDPQGLSKTEGIRWSPVRGCENPGTAMVRATGLAAGAGFAKGGVSDGAFWHGQTEMALRGLLHAAAIDDTGIAQLYRWGLEPASAIEAVTILNQSSIAAEGWGDTLDGIVRMESRTRDAIWAGVRSALSALADPAVRKAFDPPPGEGLDPATFIREKGTIYLLGTGAGASATSSFIAALLEDITESARQMAAKNLGGRLEPPLSLVLDEIANLCAVPSLPSLMADGGGSGISTLVVIQSLAQSRDRWGEQAAAAMWDAATLRLILGGSAQTRDLQDLSAVCGERDEELRNWSRGADGGRTISTNTRRIAILPPDVIRTLPFGTGVLLARTAPPILLKMTPWTDRADAEQIRHSIFETT; this is translated from the coding sequence ATGCGACCAAACCGCCCCAAAGCGCCGACCGAGACGACGGACCTGGCGATCGCCGCCGCAGCGGTGGTACTGGCTTGTGCCGGCATGTTGTACCTGGCTGGCGGCCTCGGCTGCCTTGTGACAACCGGCAGATGGGTCGACAGCGCTTGGATCGACGCACTTGGCGTACCACTGCATCCCGGCAACCCCGCCGCCGCGTTCGGGCTGGAGCGAGATGAGTTGCCACCGACGACGTACTGGGTCGTTCTCAGTTTGCTGATTGGTGGTCCGCTGGCGTGCGGGATAGGTGTTGGTCGGCTGATTGTTCGGCGGAGGGCCGGAGCATCCAGCCGGGGCACGGCATTGGCCGCACGCCCCGGGTTGGCGACCAAGGCCGATGTCGAAGCCGCGGTGGGTCGCCGTCAGGTGGTACGACGTGGTCGCTCAGCGCGGCCTCTCGCATCGGGCAACTCACCGACCGAGGTTGGAACCTTGCTAGGGCACTCGCGGGGGAGTGGATGCTGGGCATCGGTCGAGGACTCGGTCATCGTCGTCGGCCCGCCCCGTTCAGGCAAAGGGCTGCATCAGATCATCGGTGCCATCATCGACGCACCTGGCGCAGTCGTCACCACCTCGACTCGGCCGGACAATCTCGTCGCAACTCTCGGGCGGCGCCGAACGATAGGTCCGGTGGCTGCCTTCGATCCGCAGGGGCTGTCGAAGACCGAGGGAATCCGGTGGTCACCGGTTCGTGGATGCGAGAACCCCGGTACCGCCATGGTTCGGGCAACCGGACTCGCTGCAGGCGCCGGCTTCGCCAAAGGCGGGGTATCGGACGGCGCGTTCTGGCACGGCCAGACCGAGATGGCGTTGCGCGGTCTCCTGCACGCCGCAGCCATCGACGACACCGGGATCGCCCAGCTCTACCGCTGGGGGCTCGAACCGGCCTCGGCCATCGAAGCCGTCACCATCCTGAACCAGTCCTCGATCGCAGCCGAGGGCTGGGGAGACACCTTGGACGGCATCGTCCGCATGGAAAGCCGGACCCGTGACGCGATCTGGGCCGGCGTCCGCTCCGCCCTCTCCGCGCTCGCCGATCCTGCCGTCCGCAAGGCCTTCGACCCACCGCCGGGGGAGGGCCTAGACCCGGCCACCTTCATCCGAGAGAAGGGCACCATCTATCTCCTTGGTACAGGCGCGGGCGCCAGTGCAACCTCGTCCTTCATCGCGGCCCTGCTCGAGGACATCACCGAATCAGCCCGGCAGATGGCCGCCAAGAACCTTGGTGGGCGCCTGGAACCACCGTTGTCTCTGGTGCTCGACGAGATCGCCAACCTCTGCGCAGTACCTTCCCTGCCGTCCCTGATGGCAGATGGCGGAGGCTCCGGCATCTCCACGCTCGTCGTCATCCAGTCCCTCGCTCAATCACGCGATCGCTGGGGCGAGCAGGCCGCCGCGGCGATGTGGGACGCCGCTACCCTCCGCCTCATCCTCGGCGGCTCAGCACAGACCCGCGACCTCCAGGACCTCAGCGCCGTCTGCGGCGAACGAGACGAAGAACTACGCAACTGGAGCCGCGGAGCCGACGGCGGCCGCACAATCTCGACCAACACCCGCCGGATCGCGATTCTCCCGCCCGACGTCATCCGAACGCTGCCGTTCGGTACCGGCGTACTGCTCGCCCGCACAGCACCGCCGATACTCCTGAAGATGACCCCGTGGACCGACCGCGCGGACGCCGAGCAGATCCGTCACAGCATCTTCGAGACCACATGA
- a CDS encoding ATP-binding protein: MDLLVDAHRATTRIAQVAYPFLAEGGLGADGTYIGSDVFSGGSFVYDPWVLYQSRIITNPNILLAGVIGSGKSSTAKALITRSIALGHKAYIPCDPKGEWTSVTEAMGGTAIKLGPGLPTRLNPLDAGRRPDAVATDEWDRIVWSRRRALLGTLAESTLGRPLAAIEHTALDLALETVCAQVPDPTIPDVVVALFTPDSRCAERAGLKASSLTTDGREVAHAIRRLVHGDLSGMFDGPSTTEFDPAAPMVSLDSSWIGSGGNDQALRLTLACASSWLEAAVADPAGGNRYIVYDEGWRVMRDPALLRRMQEQWKLSRAWGISNVLIVHRLSDLAAVGDLGSEARALAEGLLADCSTRIMLRQESDQLARTASLLGLTDVEIATIAKLPKGRALWRLPSRSFVVQLVRHVREVQLFDTDGRM, encoded by the coding sequence ATGGATCTTCTCGTCGACGCTCACCGCGCAACGACTCGGATCGCTCAGGTTGCCTATCCGTTTCTCGCGGAAGGTGGTCTAGGGGCCGACGGCACCTATATCGGCTCTGATGTGTTCAGTGGAGGGTCGTTCGTCTACGACCCGTGGGTTCTCTACCAAAGCCGGATCATCACGAACCCGAACATTTTGCTGGCCGGCGTCATCGGGAGCGGCAAGTCCTCGACAGCGAAGGCCTTGATTACGCGATCGATCGCGCTTGGCCACAAGGCCTACATCCCGTGTGATCCGAAGGGGGAGTGGACGTCGGTGACCGAAGCTATGGGCGGTACGGCGATCAAACTCGGCCCCGGCCTGCCGACGCGCCTGAATCCACTCGACGCCGGTCGCCGACCAGACGCTGTCGCAACCGATGAGTGGGACCGCATCGTCTGGTCCCGCCGACGTGCGCTACTCGGCACCTTGGCCGAGTCAACCCTCGGCCGCCCGCTGGCTGCCATCGAACACACCGCTCTGGACCTCGCCCTGGAGACCGTCTGCGCCCAAGTGCCCGACCCGACAATCCCCGATGTAGTGGTGGCGCTGTTCACACCGGACAGCCGCTGTGCCGAACGTGCAGGACTGAAAGCGAGCAGCCTGACCACCGACGGTCGGGAGGTCGCTCACGCGATCAGGCGTCTGGTGCATGGAGATCTGTCTGGCATGTTCGACGGGCCGTCGACCACCGAGTTCGATCCGGCCGCGCCGATGGTCTCGTTGGACTCGTCCTGGATTGGTAGCGGCGGCAACGACCAGGCGCTCCGCCTCACTCTGGCCTGTGCATCATCGTGGCTGGAGGCAGCCGTCGCCGATCCTGCTGGCGGCAACCGCTACATCGTGTACGACGAGGGCTGGCGCGTCATGCGGGACCCGGCGCTGCTCCGCCGGATGCAGGAGCAGTGGAAACTTTCACGGGCTTGGGGCATCTCCAATGTTCTGATCGTGCACCGGCTGTCCGACCTGGCTGCTGTCGGAGATCTGGGATCAGAGGCGCGAGCGCTTGCGGAAGGTCTACTCGCAGACTGTTCGACGCGAATCATGCTCCGGCAGGAGTCGGACCAGCTCGCCCGCACAGCGAGCCTGCTCGGCCTCACCGATGTGGAGATTGCGACGATTGCCAAACTGCCCAAAGGTCGGGCGCTCTGGCGTCTGCCGAGCAGGTCGTTCGTGGTGCAGTTGGTTCGCCACGTCCGCGAGGTGCAGCTCTTCGACACGGATGGGCGGATGTGA
- a CDS encoding SCO6880 family protein: MSTLSTRFPRPERNAVLLGLRPIQVALVAAAVLTSTLAVVTTATPVVKSVGMVAAGLILVVAFAKAEGLPMHRWLVLRAVSFWRPRSYRARVMQPRNHGRLQLPGEKLELLSWNSRIGIVHDKRRNRLIAVARIEGPAHLLQNSDEQDRRVTAYGQMIAGLCHGNRIARAQILERTLPDPGDEVGAWAKRRNVDARTSAGAIYTDLLDRAAPAAAKHETLFAFAVNLDAVSREVRKHGGGITGAVAVLESEARAFQTSLASAGVVGTWLAADDLTMSLRLAFDPKAVRGPKVSEAADVSPLAIDADWDLLRTDSSFHRVYVISEWPRVRTTPSFLSPLLLKPGIRRTFTLVLQPIPMARALRDARRHQVERITDRTTRKRIGQLETEEDRQQDADVAQRERDLAAGHGDVRWLGLVVVSADDEEKLDDACMEVEIAATQALLDLRRLVGQQADGFLAGALPFGIGL; encoded by the coding sequence ATGTCCACACTGTCGACTCGATTTCCTCGTCCAGAACGCAATGCCGTCCTGCTTGGGCTTCGTCCAATCCAGGTGGCGTTAGTGGCGGCGGCGGTTCTCACTTCGACACTCGCAGTCGTCACCACGGCGACGCCGGTGGTGAAGTCGGTCGGGATGGTCGCCGCAGGTCTGATCCTGGTAGTTGCCTTCGCAAAAGCTGAAGGGCTACCGATGCACCGCTGGCTGGTCCTGCGAGCTGTGTCGTTTTGGCGGCCACGCTCATATCGGGCTCGTGTGATGCAGCCGCGCAACCACGGCCGACTCCAGTTGCCCGGTGAAAAGCTGGAACTGCTGAGCTGGAACTCAAGGATCGGGATCGTCCACGACAAGCGGAGAAACAGGCTCATCGCGGTGGCCCGAATTGAGGGACCGGCGCACCTCCTGCAGAACTCCGACGAGCAGGACCGGCGCGTCACGGCGTACGGGCAGATGATCGCGGGATTGTGTCACGGCAACCGGATTGCAAGGGCACAGATCCTGGAGCGGACCTTGCCCGATCCAGGCGATGAGGTCGGCGCCTGGGCGAAGCGGCGGAACGTCGACGCCAGAACGTCTGCAGGTGCGATCTATACCGACCTGCTCGACAGAGCGGCGCCGGCCGCCGCGAAACACGAGACGTTGTTCGCCTTCGCCGTGAATCTCGATGCGGTATCTCGGGAGGTGCGCAAGCACGGCGGCGGAATCACGGGAGCTGTCGCCGTACTGGAGTCCGAGGCACGAGCGTTTCAGACTTCCTTGGCGTCGGCAGGAGTTGTCGGTACCTGGCTTGCCGCGGACGATCTGACGATGAGTCTGCGACTCGCTTTCGATCCGAAGGCCGTGCGGGGTCCGAAGGTCTCCGAGGCCGCTGATGTCAGTCCTCTGGCGATTGATGCCGACTGGGACTTGCTCAGGACCGACTCGTCGTTTCACCGGGTCTATGTCATCTCGGAGTGGCCGAGGGTTCGGACGACTCCGTCGTTTCTGAGTCCGCTGCTATTGAAGCCGGGGATCCGACGAACCTTCACCTTGGTGCTGCAGCCGATCCCGATGGCCAGGGCGCTGCGCGACGCCCGACGGCACCAGGTCGAGCGGATCACCGACCGAACGACTCGGAAGCGAATCGGGCAATTGGAAACAGAAGAGGACCGACAGCAGGACGCGGACGTCGCACAACGCGAACGCGATCTGGCCGCTGGCCACGGCGACGTCCGCTGGCTTGGACTGGTCGTCGTCTCTGCGGATGATGAGGAGAAGCTTGACGACGCATGTATGGAGGTCGAGATCGCCGCAACGCAAGCCCTCCTGGATCTTCGACGCCTGGTCGGTCAGCAGGCCGACGGCTTTCTCGCAGGCGCCCTGCCGTTCGGGATTGGACTGTGA
- a CDS encoding DUF6112 family protein: MLLPLQDPGVSPNGTGLPGLPALRQMVGALLTFSLVLCVAAFVISAVAWAWGSFNSNGHAAGKGKVGCLVAAGAAILIGSANTLIRFFSNINLG, from the coding sequence ATGTTGCTTCCGCTTCAGGACCCTGGCGTCAGCCCGAACGGAACCGGCCTGCCCGGACTGCCGGCACTGCGGCAGATGGTCGGAGCTCTTCTCACCTTCAGCCTGGTTCTTTGCGTGGCGGCCTTCGTCATCTCCGCAGTTGCGTGGGCATGGGGCAGCTTCAACAGCAACGGTCATGCTGCGGGCAAAGGAAAGGTCGGCTGCTTGGTGGCTGCCGGCGCCGCGATCCTGATCGGGTCGGCGAACACGCTCATCCGCTTTTTCAGCAACATCAACCTCGGCTGA
- a CDS encoding NlpC/P60 family protein gives MIGKLALAGALLISGIGLIAPLAIAVGGSDLCVATPTEPPPEDCEPPTGVDTGGDTGGDAGGDTGGLPGSAEAVGRAHRLVGGHGYYQLCARLAANIWGRPRSGYYSAAEQWRQMAATGKAHLHDRQFPVGALLFWSTGGPFGHVAVYIGNGRIVSNDINDRFPGEGGVYDVEFGLIESRWGATYLGWAPPIY, from the coding sequence GTGATCGGCAAGCTGGCGCTAGCCGGTGCGCTGCTGATCAGCGGCATCGGTCTGATCGCGCCACTCGCGATCGCGGTCGGCGGCTCAGACCTCTGCGTCGCAACACCGACAGAACCACCACCTGAAGACTGCGAGCCACCTACCGGTGTCGACACAGGGGGCGACACCGGTGGGGATGCAGGAGGCGACACTGGCGGGCTTCCTGGCTCAGCCGAAGCGGTAGGCCGGGCGCACCGACTCGTTGGTGGTCACGGCTACTACCAGCTGTGCGCAAGGCTCGCCGCGAACATCTGGGGCAGACCACGCTCCGGGTACTACTCCGCAGCAGAGCAGTGGCGCCAGATGGCTGCAACCGGCAAGGCCCATCTGCATGACAGACAGTTCCCGGTCGGCGCTCTCCTGTTCTGGTCTACCGGCGGTCCGTTCGGCCACGTCGCCGTCTACATCGGCAACGGCCGCATCGTCTCGAACGACATCAACGACCGATTCCCGGGCGAAGGCGGCGTCTACGACGTCGAGTTCGGCCTCATCGAGTCCCGCTGGGGTGCGACCTACCTCGGCTGGGCCCCACCCATCTACTGA